One genomic window of Oncorhynchus kisutch isolate 150728-3 linkage group LG26, Okis_V2, whole genome shotgun sequence includes the following:
- the LOC109870810 gene encoding guanylate-binding protein 1-like, protein MTGQRVSMKEPVCLIENDNDGKLRVVRSALDILDQIDQHVVVVSVVGLYRTGKSYLMNKLAGERKGFALGATIQSKTKGIWMWCVPHPDKRDHTLVLLDTEGLGDVEKGDEKNDNWIFSLAVLLSSTLVYNSMGTIDNNALEKLHYVTELTEHIKVKSNQRDGEESSEYLRYFPSFVWTVRDFTLTLEVDGRPITANEYLENALKLKTGQSAKVQQYNLPRSCLRNYFSPRWCFVFERPASGDKMRRMEELTDADLEPAFVEQAKEFCDHVFNEAKTKTLKQGLKVTGRLLGNLAETYVSAIRSGQIPCLDNAVLALAQIENSSAIERARAHYQKGMADWVAYPTETQEELSEVHAVMEKEAVAIFINNSFKDEDQKYQLELMKVLQEEYEKICQRNYKESQKSCESKIECIFAPLEEKIRDGSYMTPGGYKEYCNDLKLATSEYRSEGGRGVKGEEVLKEYLERKASIGEAILSADQSLTEAEQRAEAEQARREASERENRAMEEQLVVQERLRADQQRTYEENVNQLMERMERDSRNAIAEHDRVLQARLKEQSDLLQQGFDDKASQMQREIDALKDAKAQEVENRPSFISKALDTVGTAATMFLPGIFPKIGGIALKLFSKLF, encoded by the exons ACTGGACATCCTGGACCAGATTGACCAGCATGTGGTAGTGGTGTCGGTGGTCGGGCTGTACCGCACCGGCAAGTCCTACCTCATGAACAAGCTGGCTGGAGAGAGGAAAG GTTTTGCCCTGGGAGCCACCATCCAGTCCAAAACTAAGGGCATCTGGATGTGGTGTGTGCCTCACCCTGACAAAAGAGACCACACCCTGGTGCTGCTGGATACAGAGGGGCTGGGGGACGTGGAGAAG GGTGATGAGAAGAATGACAACTGGATCTTTTCCCTGGCTGTCCTGCTCAGCAGTACTCTGGTGTACAACAGCATGGGAACCATCGACAACAACGCCCTGGAGAAACTACA CTATGTGACAGAACTGACAGAGCACATCAAGGTGAAGTCCAACCAGCGAGACGGGGAGGAATCTTCAGAGTACCTGCGTTACTTTCCTTCCTTTGTGTGGACAGTCAGAGATTTCACCCTGACCCTGGAGGTTGATGGGAGACCCATCACAGCCAATGAGTACCTGGAGAACGCTCTTAAACTGAAAACAG GTCAAAGTGCAAAGGTTCAGCAGTACAACCTGCCTCGTAGTTGCCTGCGGAACTATTTCTCTCCTCGCTGGTGCTTTGTGTTTGAGAGGCCAGCCAGCGGAGACAAAATGAGACGTATGGAGGAGCTGACCGACGCTGACCTGGAGCCTGCCTTTGTGGAGCAAGCCAAGGAGTTCTGTGACCACGTCTTCAATGAGGCCAAGACCAAGACCCTGAAACAGGGCCTGAAAGTTACCGGCAGAC tTCTGGGGAACCTGGCAGAGACATATGTGTCTGCCATCCGGAGCGGGCAGATCCCCTGCCTGGACAATGCTGTGTTGGCGCTGGCCCAAATTGAGAACTCCAGTGCCATCGAGAGGGCCAGGGCCCACTACCAGAAGGGCATGGCTGACTGGGTGGCCTACCCCACAGAGACCCAAGAGGAGCTGTCTGAAGTGCATGCTGTCATGGAGAAGGAGGCTGTGGCCATATTCATCAACAACTCCTTCAAAGACGAGGACCAGAAGTACCAGTTGGAGCTCATG AAAGTGCTTCAAGAGGAGTATGAGAAGATCTGTCAGAGGAACTACAAGGAGTCCCAGAAGTCATGCGAGTCCAAAATCGAATGCATCTTTGCCCCCCTGGAGGAGAAAATAAGGGATGGCTCCTACATGACCCCTGGAGGATACAAAGAGTACTGCAATGACCTAAAACTGGCCACCAGCGAATACAGATCGGAGGGAGGCAGGGGAGTGAAG GGTGAAGAGGTACTGAAGGAGTACTTGGAAAGGAAGGCCAGCATTGGTGAGGCCATCCTGTCAGCAGACCAGTCTCTCACTGAAGCTGAGCAGAGAGCAGAAG cCGAGCAAGCAAGAAGGGAGGCATCTGAGCGGGAGAATCGAGCCATGGAGGAGCAGCTGGTTGTCCAGGAGAGGTTGAGAGCGGACCAGCAGAGGACGTATGAGGAGAATGTGAACCAgctgatggagaggatggagagagacagcagaaatGCCATAGCAGAGCACGATAGAGTTCTACAGGCCAGACTGAAG GAGCAGAGTGATCTCCTCCAGCAAGGATTTGATGACAAAGCAAGCCAAATGCAAAGAGAGATAGATGCCCTTAAGGATGCGAAGGCACAAGAGGTAGAGAATAGGCCATCATTCATTAGCAAGGCTCTGGATACTGTTGGGACTGCAGCTACAATGTTCCTACCAGGAATATTCCCCAAAATTGGAGGAATAGCTTTGAAATTATTTTCAAAGTTGTTCTGA